From Pseudanabaena sp. PCC 6802, one genomic window encodes:
- a CDS encoding CobW family GTP-binding protein: MIATNSPVPVTVITGYLGSGKTTLLNRILTYEHDRKVAVLVNEFGEIGIDSQLVMNADEEILEMNNGCICCTVRGDLIRIVGNLLEKREKFDRLVIETTGLADPAPVIQSFFVDEVMHARTELDAVVTVVDVKHILDHWDSSEAQEQIAFADAILLNKMDLVLPEEADALEKRIRAANAIAKIYRTQNCELGIDSILGVKAFDLKNALSIDPEFLSEDAHEHDETVSSVAIAEPGCVNGDKLETWLNQLVQAQGQNIFRMKGILNVDDEDRRFVLQGVHMMLDGRPGKPWKPNENRKNEMVFIGRDLHEASLRKGFQSCLV, translated from the coding sequence ATGATTGCCACAAATTCTCCTGTTCCTGTCACTGTAATTACAGGCTACCTGGGTTCTGGAAAAACTACATTATTGAATCGTATTCTAACTTACGAACACGATAGAAAGGTGGCTGTGCTTGTCAATGAGTTTGGTGAAATCGGCATCGATAGCCAGCTTGTGATGAATGCAGATGAAGAAATTCTAGAGATGAACAATGGCTGTATTTGCTGCACGGTGAGAGGCGATCTAATCCGAATCGTTGGCAATCTTTTAGAGAAGCGAGAGAAGTTCGATCGTCTTGTTATTGAAACAACAGGTTTAGCAGATCCCGCTCCAGTGATTCAATCCTTCTTTGTCGATGAGGTCATGCATGCCAGGACAGAGCTAGATGCTGTTGTCACAGTGGTTGATGTCAAGCACATTTTAGATCATTGGGATAGTAGCGAAGCTCAGGAACAGATTGCGTTTGCAGATGCGATCTTGCTCAACAAGATGGATCTGGTTTTGCCGGAGGAAGCTGACGCTCTAGAGAAGCGGATTCGCGCCGCAAATGCCATTGCCAAGATATACCGCACGCAAAATTGCGAGCTAGGGATAGACTCAATTTTGGGAGTTAAAGCCTTCGATCTCAAGAACGCGCTATCGATCGATCCTGAATTCTTGAGTGAGGATGCTCACGAACACGATGAGACTGTCTCTTCTGTGGCGATCGCAGAACCAGGTTGCGTGAATGGCGATAAGCTGGAAACCTGGCTCAATCAATTGGTACAGGCACAAGGACAAAATATTTTCCGGATGAAAGGGATTTTAAACGTAGATGATGAAGATCGGCGGTTTGTGTTGCAGGGCGTTCACATGATGTTAGATGGGAGACCGGGAAAACCCTGGAAACCCAATGAAAATCGCAAGAATGAGATGGTGTTTATCGGGCGCGATCTGCACGAAGCTAGTCTCAGAAAGGGTTTTCAGTCCTGTTTGGTTTAG
- the typA gene encoding translational GTPase TypA: MSLPIRNVAIIAHVDHGKTTLVDALLQQAGAFRQGEAVVECVMDSNELERERGITILAKNTAVKYKDTSINIVDTPGHADFGGEVERVLGMVEGCLLIVDANEGPMPQTRFVLKKALEKGLRPIVLVNKIDRPSAEPYKAIDKVLDLFLELGADEDQCDFPYLFASGLAGFAKNDLDDDSNDMVPLFEAILRHVPPPVGDANKPLQLQVTTLDYSEYLGRIVIGKIHNGVIKANQQAALVTETGAIVKAKISKLFGFDGLKRIELEEASAGNIVAVAGFANANIGETITDPNDPQALPLIKVDEPTLQMTFCVNDSPFAGQEGKFVTSRQLRDRLMRELETNVALRVEETDSPDKFAVSGRGELHLGILIETMRREGYEFQVSQPQVIYREVSGQPCEPFECLVLDVPEDAVGGCIERLGQRRAEMQDMQVSNNGRTQLEFVIPARGLVGFRGEFMRLTRGDGIMNHSFLDYRPLAGEVESRRNGVLISFEEGDATFYAMKNCEDRGIFFITPGTRVYKGMILGEHNRPQDLDLNVCKTKQLTNHRASGGEELVQLQAPVEMNLERALEYIGPDELVEVTPQSVRLRKLSKKLVRR, translated from the coding sequence ATGTCTCTTCCTATTCGCAATGTTGCCATCATCGCTCACGTCGACCATGGTAAAACCACTCTCGTAGATGCTTTGTTGCAGCAAGCTGGTGCCTTTCGCCAAGGCGAAGCTGTCGTGGAATGCGTGATGGACTCTAACGAACTAGAGCGCGAGCGCGGCATTACTATCCTGGCAAAAAACACCGCAGTTAAATACAAAGATACGTCGATCAACATTGTCGATACCCCCGGTCACGCTGACTTCGGCGGTGAGGTAGAACGCGTATTAGGTATGGTAGAGGGCTGTCTGCTGATCGTAGACGCGAATGAAGGCCCGATGCCCCAAACCAGATTTGTGCTAAAAAAGGCGCTGGAAAAAGGTTTGCGCCCGATCGTGCTGGTAAATAAGATCGATCGCCCCTCTGCGGAACCTTATAAAGCGATCGATAAAGTATTGGATCTGTTCCTGGAGCTAGGAGCGGATGAGGATCAGTGCGATTTCCCCTACTTGTTTGCCTCTGGTCTGGCTGGCTTTGCCAAAAACGACCTCGACGACGACAGTAACGACATGGTGCCGCTGTTTGAAGCGATTTTGCGCCACGTACCGCCGCCTGTAGGCGATGCCAACAAGCCATTGCAGCTACAGGTCACGACCCTGGACTATTCCGAGTACCTCGGTCGCATTGTCATCGGTAAAATTCACAACGGAGTGATTAAAGCCAACCAGCAAGCTGCGCTAGTTACAGAAACTGGAGCGATCGTCAAAGCTAAAATTTCTAAGCTATTTGGCTTTGATGGTCTGAAGCGGATCGAACTAGAGGAAGCATCGGCTGGTAATATCGTGGCGGTGGCGGGGTTTGCCAATGCCAATATTGGCGAGACCATTACCGATCCCAACGATCCACAGGCTTTGCCTTTGATTAAGGTAGACGAACCCACACTGCAAATGACTTTCTGCGTAAATGACTCGCCATTTGCTGGGCAGGAAGGTAAATTTGTGACTTCGCGGCAGTTGCGCGATCGCCTGATGCGAGAACTGGAAACCAACGTTGCTCTGCGGGTTGAGGAAACGGATTCTCCCGATAAGTTTGCCGTATCCGGTCGGGGCGAGCTACACCTGGGTATTTTGATCGAAACCATGCGCCGCGAGGGTTATGAGTTTCAGGTGTCACAGCCACAGGTAATTTATCGCGAGGTTAGCGGTCAGCCCTGCGAACCATTCGAGTGCTTGGTACTGGACGTACCTGAAGATGCTGTAGGTGGCTGTATCGAGCGACTGGGGCAACGCCGCGCCGAGATGCAGGATATGCAAGTTAGTAACAATGGGCGTACGCAATTAGAGTTTGTCATCCCCGCTCGCGGTCTGGTGGGCTTTAGGGGCGAGTTTATGCGCCTTACCCGTGGCGATGGCATTATGAACCATAGCTTTTTAGACTACCGACCGTTGGCAGGGGAAGTGGAGTCGAGGCGTAATGGTGTCTTGATCTCGTTTGAAGAGGGCGATGCGACGTTCTACGCCATGAAGAACTGCGAAGATCGGGGTATCTTTTTCATTACCCCCGGTACCAGAGTTTACAAGGGCATGATCTTAGGCGAGCACAACCGTCCTCAAGATCTCGATCTGAATGTTTGCAAAACTAAGCAGCTTACTAACCACCGTGCTTCTGGCGGCGAGGAACTGGTACAGCTCCAAGCTCCAGTAGAGATGAATCTGGAACGCGCTCTGGAATATATTGGCCCCGACGAACTTGTGGAAGTAACTCCCCAGTCGGTACGTTTGCGCAAGCTCAGCAAGAAACTAGTGCGAAGGTAG
- the guaD gene encoding guanine deaminase, with protein MKAIRAAFLDFVGDPFFVPESESVRYLPDGLLVIEDGMVKDFGAFETLGAKYAELEVVSYQGKLILPGFIDLHVHYPQTEAIGAYGEQLLAWLNKYIFPTEAKFRDKNYAREIASFFLDELLRNGTTTAVVLTTIFPQSVEVLFEEAQRRHMRIVAGQMLMTRNAPDFLINDAKTAYAQTKAQIQKWHGNGRLLYAITPRFAITSTDEELALAGKLKAEFPDVYVHTHLSENLKEIELTAELFPHSKDYLNVYEQFGLVGDRSIFAHCIHLDDSAFERLAEVGAAIAFCPTSNLFLGSGLFKLGKAKSVDRPIPVGLATDVGAGTSFSMLQTMCDAYKVAQLQGESLSPFQAFYLATLGAAKALTLADKLGNFEIGKEADFVVLDMQATPLMALRNRGGIPQTLETLSEQIFATTILGDDRAIAATYVAGTRVSEQLF; from the coding sequence ATGAAGGCGATCCGTGCTGCATTTCTCGATTTTGTTGGCGATCCTTTCTTTGTGCCGGAATCAGAAAGCGTCCGTTACTTACCGGATGGCTTGCTAGTCATTGAGGATGGCATGGTAAAAGATTTTGGCGCGTTTGAAACGTTGGGAGCTAAGTATGCTGAATTGGAGGTGGTTTCTTATCAGGGAAAATTGATTCTGCCTGGATTTATCGATCTGCACGTTCACTATCCTCAAACCGAAGCGATCGGTGCTTACGGCGAGCAATTATTGGCATGGCTGAACAAATACATCTTTCCCACCGAAGCCAAGTTTCGCGACAAGAATTATGCACGAGAGATTGCCTCTTTTTTCCTGGATGAGTTGCTGCGTAATGGCACGACGACAGCGGTAGTGCTGACTACAATCTTTCCACAGTCTGTGGAGGTACTGTTTGAGGAAGCACAACGGCGGCATATGCGGATCGTGGCAGGGCAAATGTTGATGACACGCAATGCTCCCGATTTCCTGATTAATGATGCGAAAACTGCGTACGCGCAGACGAAAGCACAAATTCAAAAATGGCATGGCAATGGCAGATTGCTGTATGCAATTACGCCGCGCTTTGCGATTACATCCACAGATGAGGAACTAGCGCTAGCTGGGAAACTAAAGGCAGAATTTCCTGATGTCTACGTGCATACGCATCTCTCTGAGAATCTCAAAGAGATCGAACTCACCGCAGAACTTTTCCCCCACAGCAAAGACTATCTCAATGTCTACGAGCAATTTGGACTGGTAGGCGATCGCTCGATTTTCGCCCATTGCATCCATCTAGATGATTCCGCCTTCGAGCGGCTGGCTGAGGTGGGTGCGGCGATCGCCTTTTGTCCCACTTCCAATCTATTTTTGGGCAGCGGGCTGTTTAAACTTGGTAAAGCCAAATCGGTCGATCGTCCTATCCCAGTCGGTCTGGCAACGGATGTCGGTGCTGGCACTAGTTTCTCTATGCTCCAGACGATGTGCGATGCCTATAAAGTGGCGCAATTGCAAGGGGAAAGTCTCTCACCGTTCCAGGCTTTTTATCTGGCTACCCTTGGCGCGGCAAAAGCACTGACTTTGGCAGATAAGCTGGGCAACTTTGAGATTGGCAAAGAAGCGGATTTCGTAGTTCTGGATATGCAGGCCACCCCCCTGATGGCACTCCGCAATCGCGGCGGTATTCCCCAGACCTTAGAAACGCTGTCCGAACAAATTTTCGCCACCACGATCTTGGGCGACGATCGCGCGATCGCTGCTACCTATGTTGCTGGCACGCGAGTTAGCGAGCAGCTTTTTTAA
- a CDS encoding NAD(P)/FAD-dependent oxidoreductase, with product MLKYEIENETETSSQVSQISQIKADVIVVGSSISGLMTSCYLKLKLPHLNILAIGPRPEQEKRAYVGESLTEISIHFFWEIGLKDYLDRTHDRKNGLTFYHKLRIDDPNDYRYSVHAPGESLYYHSRQLNRPIFDRDLYHHAVQMGVQFLDGKVKEVNIGDGKNHHQAIVKTATGECVQLSARWIVDATGHHRIIGKKVATYNHPETGQRSAFWFRLADFNEFLPQLELSMRRPHEYDLLHSTHHFMGHANWIWCIPLQSSDRRNLISVGITYRPDLYDRPMQTLEHFLAAVESEHPAVAAMVRSGQILDMHSYRNYLYSADRVYSANGWFLVGNAARTVDPLYSTGLAMTALQIQQITEIVRRDLANTLAMDDVEALSSLWCQITARRQVDITDQYVTMHDPFSAHLRRYWNLNGWWNAILPLWWCGFLTNPQGADGLMGLLQGGEKSERAAWDLFRDASTQIGAAESRHFEQTFDFDQIINRRFDRPIHSIPQQLSRYFLWRLKMRFKLMKRLGWQQQVPQIRPLLLDLVRMLAVKYLFRLKFKSLFQTIDPPLCFDCASAAKQDHLSSIQALLP from the coding sequence ATGTTGAAGTACGAGATTGAAAATGAGACAGAAACCTCATCTCAGGTTTCTCAAATTTCACAGATAAAGGCAGATGTTATCGTCGTTGGATCGAGTATCAGTGGATTGATGACATCCTGCTATCTCAAACTAAAGCTACCTCACCTGAATATTCTTGCGATCGGGCCTCGACCAGAACAGGAGAAGCGCGCTTATGTTGGTGAATCTCTGACAGAAATTAGCATTCACTTTTTCTGGGAAATTGGGTTGAAGGATTATCTCGATCGCACCCACGATCGCAAAAATGGGCTCACGTTTTATCATAAGCTGCGGATTGACGATCCCAACGACTATCGTTATTCTGTTCATGCCCCCGGTGAATCTCTTTACTATCACTCTCGGCAGCTCAACCGACCGATCTTCGATCGCGATCTATATCACCATGCAGTTCAGATGGGCGTTCAGTTTCTGGACGGAAAAGTGAAGGAAGTCAACATCGGTGATGGCAAAAATCATCATCAAGCGATCGTGAAGACCGCAACCGGAGAATGCGTTCAGCTATCGGCGCGATGGATCGTCGATGCGACGGGACACCATCGGATTATTGGCAAAAAAGTCGCCACCTACAACCACCCTGAAACAGGACAGCGCAGTGCGTTCTGGTTTCGGCTAGCTGACTTTAACGAGTTTTTACCGCAGTTAGAACTGTCAATGCGGCGACCCCATGAATACGACCTCTTGCACTCTACCCATCATTTCATGGGACATGCTAACTGGATTTGGTGCATTCCACTTCAAAGCAGCGATCGCAGAAATCTGATTAGTGTTGGGATAACCTATCGACCGGATTTGTACGATCGCCCTATGCAAACTCTAGAGCATTTTCTTGCTGCCGTAGAATCCGAACATCCTGCCGTTGCAGCAATGGTTAGGAGCGGTCAGATCTTAGATATGCACAGTTATCGTAACTATCTGTACAGTGCAGATCGAGTCTATTCTGCTAATGGTTGGTTCTTGGTTGGCAATGCCGCTCGCACCGTCGATCCACTCTATAGCACTGGGCTGGCCATGACCGCGTTGCAAATTCAACAGATAACCGAGATCGTGCGACGAGACCTAGCTAATACGCTAGCAATGGATGATGTGGAAGCACTCTCTTCGCTTTGGTGTCAAATTACCGCAAGACGGCAAGTTGATATTACCGATCAATATGTCACCATGCACGACCCATTTTCCGCTCATCTGCGTCGATATTGGAATTTAAACGGCTGGTGGAACGCAATTTTACCGCTCTGGTGGTGTGGGTTTCTCACCAATCCCCAGGGAGCCGACGGTCTGATGGGACTTTTGCAGGGTGGAGAAAAAAGCGAACGTGCTGCCTGGGATCTATTTAGAGATGCTTCAACGCAAATTGGAGCGGCTGAGTCCAGGCACTTCGAGCAAACCTTTGACTTCGACCAGATTATCAATCGCCGCTTCGATCGCCCGATTCATTCAATTCCACAACAATTGTCGAGATATTTTCTCTGGCGTTTGAAGATGCGGTTTAAATTGATGAAACGATTGGGGTGGCAACAACAGGTTCCTCAAATTCGACCTTTACTCCTGGATCTGGTGCGTATGTTAGCTGTAAAGTATCTATTTCGTCTGAAATTTAAATCTCTATTCCAAACAATCGACCCGCCCCTTTGTTTCGATTGTGCCAGTGCTGCCAAACAAGACCATCTCTCTTCAATACAAGCGCTACTACCGTAA
- a CDS encoding fatty acid desaturase family protein, with the protein MITQPATHATPLPEFGDDIYAGTLTVRLPGAILRELARIDVGKTVAAIASEWLAIFGAIALCHFFWNPLLYAIAIPFVGGRQHALAVLQHDAAHFRLLPNKKWNDLVAEVFLAWPILLSNQYFREYHFLHHRHIGTTKDGNRAQYGTHTPDGELIPSWNFPKSKIHFALWVLPRLSGIAGIIYILRSIHRLFTKGTLRYRLLNLLYYTSILGLILWFHGGQILLLYWFVPLSTWFVFTNLLRIAGEHSAITNSDEFYCLTRTTLPSWFDRLFIVPRHISYHLEHHLYPHIPFYRLPNLHAELMKDENFRQQAHVTRTYWQTLKELVV; encoded by the coding sequence ATGATTACTCAACCTGCAACCCACGCGACACCTCTACCCGAGTTTGGAGACGACATCTATGCTGGCACCCTGACAGTGCGACTGCCTGGAGCGATTCTGCGGGAGTTGGCTCGAATTGATGTTGGGAAAACTGTAGCGGCGATCGCTTCAGAATGGCTGGCTATTTTTGGCGCGATCGCTCTTTGTCATTTTTTCTGGAATCCACTTCTTTACGCGATCGCCATCCCGTTCGTTGGAGGACGACAACACGCTCTAGCGGTGCTGCAACACGATGCCGCTCACTTCCGACTTTTGCCTAACAAAAAATGGAACGATCTTGTTGCCGAGGTATTCCTGGCATGGCCGATTCTGCTTTCCAATCAATACTTCCGCGAGTATCATTTTCTGCACCATCGTCATATTGGTACTACCAAAGATGGGAATCGCGCCCAATACGGCACGCATACACCAGATGGTGAATTAATACCCAGTTGGAATTTCCCAAAATCCAAAATCCACTTTGCACTTTGGGTATTGCCGCGACTCTCTGGCATTGCAGGCATCATTTACATCCTGAGATCCATACATCGCCTCTTCACCAAAGGGACACTACGTTATCGATTATTGAACCTGCTCTACTATACCAGCATCCTCGGCCTGATTCTCTGGTTTCATGGCGGTCAAATTTTATTGTTGTACTGGTTCGTCCCTCTCTCCACCTGGTTCGTTTTTACCAATCTGCTGCGAATAGCAGGAGAACACAGTGCCATTACCAATTCCGATGAGTTTTACTGCTTAACCCGAACCACGCTGCCATCCTGGTTCGACCGACTCTTTATCGTTCCCCGTCACATTAGCTACCACCTCGAACATCACCTCTATCCTCATATTCCCTTCTATCGCCTCCCAAATCTTCACGCTGAACTGATGAAAGATGAAAACTTCCGTCAACAGGCTCATGTGACTCGCACCTACTGGCAAACTTTAAAAGAATTAGTTGTTTAA
- a CDS encoding alpha/beta fold hydrolase codes for MKLFAIAILYIISRWILSFINRKSLQAIANAEGDFVPNAFGCCGSLVHRYIRIEKTISGKLTDVKFHYVESADRERECIVFLHGLMDTWRLWQHQLEFLSDRYYAIAFDLKGCGQSSMNYPRNLFPEVNDPGGDYSLEMQADEIVTALETLGIKQFNLVALDLGTIISDILAGKYSDRILRYIRCQQPLVGHFRSSIPQGAILRRKRGARMFAAMLESDPSILLRILYGRTGWSVLDRQMKRTKQPLPDSVLASAVLEASHAFQWGPRTGKPGIFAGAWAGLYQHNRDYGQFVQNNLQAYQNYAFPVFLFQGIHDIAMPPERFDGTTGMAFKVVRSFNGTKTLLSRAFDRNGIGLGDGYEPWGTFIPGCDRPMQAQEFFPNAPSVALEFFDTGHFIPLENPELFTDRLVKALNPL; via the coding sequence ATGAAATTATTTGCGATCGCGATTTTATATATCATCAGTCGCTGGATTCTCAGCTTCATAAATCGAAAATCCCTTCAGGCGATCGCCAACGCTGAGGGCGATTTCGTTCCGAATGCCTTCGGCTGCTGTGGTTCGCTCGTTCACAGGTACATCAGGATAGAAAAGACGATTAGCGGCAAGCTTACTGATGTGAAATTTCACTATGTTGAGTCAGCCGATCGGGAACGAGAATGTATCGTTTTCCTGCACGGACTGATGGATACCTGGCGGTTGTGGCAGCACCAGCTTGAATTTCTCAGCGATCGCTACTACGCGATCGCCTTCGATCTCAAAGGATGCGGTCAGTCGTCGATGAATTATCCTCGGAACCTATTCCCTGAAGTCAACGATCCAGGTGGTGACTATAGCTTGGAAATGCAAGCCGATGAGATCGTGACGGCATTAGAAACGCTTGGCATCAAGCAGTTCAATTTAGTCGCGCTCGATCTGGGAACCATCATTAGTGATATTCTCGCTGGTAAATACAGCGATCGCATTCTGCGCTATATTCGCTGTCAGCAACCTTTAGTCGGACACTTTAGATCGTCGATCCCGCAAGGGGCAATCTTACGCAGAAAGAGAGGAGCCAGGATGTTCGCGGCGATGTTGGAGTCAGATCCCAGCATCTTATTGCGCATCCTTTACGGGAGAACTGGGTGGTCTGTTCTGGATCGACAAATGAAAAGGACAAAGCAACCTCTACCAGATTCTGTTCTAGCCTCTGCGGTTCTAGAGGCATCCCATGCCTTCCAGTGGGGGCCGAGAACAGGCAAGCCCGGCATTTTTGCTGGGGCTTGGGCAGGACTCTACCAGCACAATCGCGATTACGGACAGTTCGTTCAAAATAATCTGCAAGCCTACCAAAATTACGCCTTTCCTGTATTTCTATTTCAGGGGATTCACGATATTGCCATGCCTCCCGAGCGATTTGATGGTACGACGGGTATGGCCTTTAAAGTCGTCCGTTCGTTCAACGGCACCAAAACGCTCCTATCTCGGGCTTTCGATCGCAATGGCATTGGTCTTGGGGATGGATATGAACCTTGGGGAACTTTTATCCCTGGCTGCGATCGCCCAATGCAGGCTCAAGAGTTTTTCCCAAATGCTCCCTCGGTCGCTCTAGAATTCTTCGATACCGGCCACTTTATTCCCCTAGAAAACCCCGAATTATTTACAGATCGTTTAGTCAAAGCTCTAAACCCATTATGA
- a CDS encoding fatty acid desaturase, producing MSKLSESKLSEPKQPSVYKDFDDYQDFQSHQRLNKQEMFDEQFMDFMKWFKKDIHSRYSRKDFQAIERKDLAQFIAGYLALLVCYLYLHANFPQYAFGWGIPLFIAALFVVQKGEVMHMRAHSPSNLTGVGWIDTSVDRFGLPLTGISPALFKRRHCAAHYNDIGNVSRIFSEVWLTFDQIPVNYFVRPWILLKFLRDRQFCQQEMINRRKLAIEIIGFYAYIAALVTELFHGSYFLLAFHLIPLNVLAGVQILSAVIVHSGIDRRNSFESNGIFDYRTCQGLFKVPLWLYSVLGNGGIINHGIHHAYPQVPLDLINQDYQRLNRHILERYTNVRYNSVLSMVMHKNLLDRLPPPNLFDYIVTFFLSILALVAAMITVAGAPFPPNMLELLLVDYRVLRSSTKAERYANVVAFWDRLNLEERYRQASNPNTYFRWVYRRYQYRKDYLAKHAP from the coding sequence ATGTCTAAACTATCTGAGTCTAAACTATCTGAGCCTAAACAGCCTTCTGTCTACAAGGATTTTGACGACTATCAAGACTTTCAATCGCACCAACGTCTCAACAAGCAAGAGATGTTTGACGAGCAATTCATGGACTTCATGAAATGGTTCAAAAAAGACATCCACAGTCGTTATTCTCGCAAAGATTTCCAAGCGATCGAGCGCAAAGATCTAGCTCAGTTTATCGCAGGATACCTCGCTCTATTAGTTTGCTATCTTTACCTGCACGCAAACTTTCCCCAATACGCCTTTGGGTGGGGAATTCCTTTATTTATTGCCGCTCTATTTGTCGTGCAAAAGGGAGAAGTCATGCACATGCGGGCGCATTCTCCCAGCAATCTCACAGGAGTTGGCTGGATAGATACGAGCGTCGATCGCTTTGGGTTGCCGCTCACGGGAATTTCTCCCGCCTTGTTTAAGCGTCGCCACTGTGCCGCCCACTATAACGATATTGGCAACGTCTCGCGGATCTTTTCCGAGGTTTGGCTGACGTTCGACCAGATCCCCGTCAACTATTTCGTGCGTCCCTGGATTTTGCTCAAATTTCTGCGCGATCGGCAGTTTTGCCAGCAGGAAATGATTAATCGACGGAAGTTAGCGATCGAAATCATTGGATTCTACGCGTATATAGCAGCTTTAGTTACGGAACTGTTTCATGGTTCCTATTTCCTGTTAGCTTTTCACCTGATTCCGCTCAATGTTTTAGCTGGCGTGCAAATTTTGAGTGCGGTCATCGTTCACTCTGGCATCGATCGCCGCAATAGTTTTGAGAGCAATGGCATTTTTGACTATCGCACTTGTCAGGGATTATTTAAAGTGCCTTTGTGGTTATATAGCGTGCTGGGTAATGGTGGGATTATCAATCACGGCATTCATCATGCCTATCCCCAAGTACCTCTGGATTTAATTAACCAGGATTATCAGCGGCTCAATCGGCACATTCTGGAGCGCTATACAAATGTCCGCTACAATTCGGTGTTGAGTATGGTCATGCATAAGAATTTGCTAGATCGACTACCGCCGCCAAATCTATTCGACTACATTGTCACCTTTTTCCTTTCCATTCTGGCATTAGTAGCTGCAATGATTACAGTTGCGGGCGCGCCGTTTCCGCCAAACATGCTCGAACTCTTACTGGTAGATTATCGAGTTCTACGGTCATCTACGAAAGCCGAACGCTATGCTAACGTTGTTGCCTTTTGGGATCGCCTCAATCTGGAAGAACGCTATCGTCAGGCATCCAATCCCAACACGTACTTCCGGTGGGTTTATCGCCGCTATCAATATCGTAAAGATTATTTGGCGAAACATGCACCATGA
- a CDS encoding sulfotransferase family protein, giving the protein MNANPFTNSQLGYQIGLIGFTRLSNILRLTHYAIGIHPRYALRLLLISITSICTLPLRLWEKIVWEQRIINTTIAHPPIFIIGHWRSGTTHLHNLIAQDPAFGYLSMYQSMVPDCSLVGGIWLKSLLSKIVPLKRPMDNMTWPIDSPQEEEIPLAKTMPHSFYTQFLFPHRTLNLFKQFVLLQGASESFIREFKRKYYRLLQIATIHAHGKQLVLKNPVNTARIRLLLELFPGAKFIHIHRCPYDVFASTRSLRHSLLSLTTLQSIDPTNVDRTILELYEDMMQQFFRDRPSIPSGQIVEVSFADLERDPLQVLQLVYKELGLPGFNEALPAFASYISSQRAYQKNQFQLSAQERELIDRRWAFAFQKLGYANTLGEQI; this is encoded by the coding sequence ATGAACGCAAACCCATTCACGAACAGTCAACTCGGTTATCAAATCGGATTAATCGGATTTACGCGACTGAGTAACATCCTGCGGCTAACCCACTATGCGATCGGGATTCATCCCCGCTATGCGTTACGCCTGCTGCTAATTTCGATTACAAGTATCTGTACCTTGCCTCTGCGCCTGTGGGAAAAGATTGTGTGGGAGCAGCGGATTATCAACACCACCATTGCGCACCCCCCAATCTTTATTATCGGCCATTGGCGCAGCGGTACGACACACCTGCACAATCTGATCGCTCAGGATCCAGCATTTGGCTATCTGTCTATGTATCAGTCAATGGTTCCCGATTGCTCGCTAGTGGGCGGAATTTGGCTCAAATCTTTGTTATCAAAAATCGTACCGCTCAAACGACCGATGGATAATATGACTTGGCCGATTGATTCTCCCCAAGAGGAAGAAATTCCCCTGGCGAAGACCATGCCCCATTCCTTTTATACCCAGTTTCTATTTCCCCACAGAACGCTAAACCTCTTTAAGCAGTTCGTGTTATTGCAGGGTGCCTCTGAGTCATTTATTCGGGAGTTTAAACGCAAGTATTACCGACTGCTCCAAATTGCCACTATTCACGCGCATGGGAAGCAACTCGTCTTAAAAAATCCAGTCAACACTGCCAGGATTCGTTTGCTGTTGGAGTTGTTCCCAGGGGCAAAATTTATCCACATTCACCGTTGTCCCTACGATGTCTTTGCCTCCACGCGCAGTCTCCGTCATAGTTTACTGTCCTTAACGACGCTGCAGTCTATCGATCCAACCAATGTCGATCGCACGATCCTCGAACTGTATGAAGATATGATGCAGCAGTTCTTTCGCGATCGCCCCTCGATCCCATCCGGTCAGATCGTTGAAGTAAGCTTTGCAGATCTAGAGCGCGATCCGCTACAAGTCTTACAGCTTGTTTACAAGGAACTTGGCTTGCCAGGTTTTAACGAGGCATTACCAGCATTTGCATCTTATATTTCCTCGCAACGGGCTTATCAGAAAAATCAGTTTCAGCTATCTGCCCAGGAGCGAGAACTCATAGATCGTCGCTGGGCATTTGCTTTTCAAAAACTTGGCTATGCCAATACTCTAGGCGAGCAAATTTAA